The Streptomyces sp. YIM 121038 genome includes a window with the following:
- a CDS encoding DUF6192 family protein, whose protein sequence is MAVIGNVAASRYHELVASSLRQVEVESAAQWALGDAALEIEPIREWGGHLRIGEGGQRVEDSLKYFAEDVGLSAATVRTYRWVAAKWPAEHRVAGVSWEVHKILASADEPFEVIAHPPLNERTGRYSWDGDAAKRAVGWKTSTPVTVEEKVEAVTELVQDEAVACRVAVDLLKRREVVFVAMRDGDARYMVNEAQFEQAEADDEFDEEFQDVLAADELGGGEGQERFDDPATVVRHWHRQMEFVDLIAVCQGFIAGATRLVPKLRGQEFTERQHGQVGSVLEKLRATADWIETAVATGQTDLDEALAALLRGE, encoded by the coding sequence GTGGCTGTGATCGGGAACGTCGCCGCGAGCCGCTACCACGAGTTGGTGGCCTCCTCGCTCCGTCAGGTCGAAGTCGAGTCCGCTGCGCAGTGGGCGCTCGGGGACGCGGCTTTGGAGATCGAGCCGATCCGGGAGTGGGGCGGTCACCTGCGGATAGGCGAGGGCGGGCAGCGGGTCGAGGACTCGCTGAAGTACTTCGCGGAGGACGTGGGGTTGTCGGCGGCGACTGTGCGGACGTACCGGTGGGTGGCGGCGAAGTGGCCGGCCGAGCATCGGGTGGCCGGGGTGTCCTGGGAGGTCCACAAGATCCTCGCCTCCGCCGACGAGCCGTTCGAGGTGATCGCGCACCCGCCGTTGAACGAGCGGACGGGGCGCTACTCGTGGGACGGGGACGCAGCGAAGCGGGCGGTCGGCTGGAAGACGTCGACGCCGGTCACGGTGGAGGAGAAGGTCGAGGCGGTCACGGAACTGGTACAGGACGAGGCGGTCGCCTGCCGGGTCGCGGTCGATCTCCTCAAACGCCGTGAGGTCGTGTTCGTGGCCATGCGGGACGGCGATGCCCGCTACATGGTGAACGAGGCGCAGTTCGAGCAGGCCGAGGCGGACGACGAGTTCGACGAGGAGTTCCAGGACGTCCTGGCGGCCGACGAGCTCGGTGGCGGGGAGGGGCAGGAGCGGTTCGACGATCCGGCGACCGTCGTGCGCCACTGGCACCGCCAGATGGAGTTCGTGGACCTGATAGCGGTCTGCCAGGGCTTCATCGCGGGCGCGACGCGGCTGGTGCCGAAGCTGAGGGGGCAGGAGTTCACCGAGCGCCAGCACGGGCAGGTCGGGTCAGTCCTGGAGAAGTTACGGGCAACGGCCGACTGGATCGAGACGGCCGTTGCGACGGGACAGACCGACCTCGACGAGGCCCTCGCGGCGTTGCTGCGGGGCGAGTAG
- a CDS encoding IS1182 family transposase, with translation MSLRPRSGEQVPSLTAQVARASNPGGTTAIWVRDRLDGLWCDEDFADWYPRDGRPGLSPAQLATVCVLQFLLGLSDRQAAEAVRCRIDFKYALAMELDDPGFHHSVLADFRDRLAEGDRADRLLDLALARLKEARLVRERTTQRTDSTHVLAAVRDLTRLELITEAVRAALEEVAGSSPHLLDGLVDEDWGLRYGRPVRLGKNPTKPMTRILATGNDAARLLEHLYRHGADRTPGSRVQALRQIMVQNYHRDQAGRLRWRTAEKEGGPGLPSSSRAIVSPYDTSARYARHGHIISWKGFAAHLTETCAPDGPNVITDVATTAATTHDSQVLPGIHTRLARRGLLPAEHLVDTGYTSLPHLEQATREHQVTVSGPLKSNPTHQHRRGEGFARDDFHIDYDRQQVTCPQGQVSAGWHGPYPTSSPTAAPLIVARFTKTQCQPCPARTQCTTARESHRTVGFPPRELRDLQLRVRAEQQKPEWKTRYAVRSGVEGTVNEFAHGHGMRRCRYRGQGKAHIQHILTAIAVNIERLSQLPPAEEASPPRRPTAFQHYLDQHAIPRPKSWRTLGT, from the coding sequence TTGTCGCTCCGCCCTCGTTCCGGTGAGCAGGTCCCGTCTCTGACCGCGCAAGTCGCGCGGGCGAGCAACCCGGGCGGGACGACGGCGATATGGGTACGCGACCGCCTCGATGGGCTGTGGTGCGATGAGGACTTCGCCGACTGGTACCCGCGGGACGGGCGGCCGGGGCTCTCGCCTGCTCAACTGGCCACGGTCTGTGTGCTGCAGTTCCTGCTCGGCCTGTCGGACCGGCAGGCCGCCGAGGCGGTCCGCTGCCGCATCGACTTCAAGTACGCCCTGGCGATGGAGCTGGACGATCCCGGGTTCCACCACAGTGTGCTGGCCGACTTCCGCGACCGTCTCGCCGAAGGCGACCGCGCCGACCGCCTCCTCGACCTCGCGCTGGCCCGCCTCAAGGAGGCCAGACTGGTGCGCGAGCGCACCACGCAGCGCACCGACTCCACCCACGTCCTGGCCGCGGTGCGCGACCTGACCCGCCTGGAGCTGATCACCGAGGCAGTCCGCGCCGCACTCGAAGAAGTCGCTGGTTCTTCCCCGCACCTGCTCGACGGCCTGGTCGACGAGGACTGGGGGCTCCGCTACGGCCGGCCGGTCCGTCTGGGCAAGAACCCCACCAAGCCCATGACCAGGATCCTCGCCACCGGAAACGACGCCGCCCGGCTCCTGGAACACCTCTACCGGCACGGAGCAGACCGCACGCCCGGCTCCCGTGTCCAGGCCCTGCGCCAGATCATGGTGCAGAACTACCACCGTGATCAGGCAGGTCGGCTGCGCTGGCGCACCGCCGAGAAGGAAGGCGGGCCTGGACTGCCGTCCTCGTCCCGGGCGATCGTCTCGCCCTACGACACCTCGGCCCGCTACGCGAGGCACGGGCACATCATCAGCTGGAAGGGGTTCGCCGCTCATCTGACGGAGACCTGTGCTCCCGACGGCCCCAACGTGATCACGGATGTCGCGACCACTGCGGCTACCACCCACGACAGCCAGGTCCTGCCCGGCATCCACACCCGCCTGGCGCGTCGCGGACTGCTGCCCGCCGAGCACCTGGTCGACACTGGCTACACCTCCCTGCCCCACCTGGAACAGGCCACCCGTGAACACCAGGTCACCGTCTCCGGGCCGCTGAAGAGCAACCCCACCCACCAGCACCGCCGAGGCGAGGGCTTCGCCCGGGACGACTTCCACATCGACTACGACCGTCAGCAGGTCACCTGCCCCCAGGGACAGGTCAGCGCGGGCTGGCACGGCCCCTACCCGACCTCCTCGCCGACCGCGGCCCCGCTGATCGTGGCCAGATTCACCAAGACCCAGTGCCAGCCCTGCCCGGCCCGCACCCAGTGCACCACCGCCCGCGAAAGCCACCGCACCGTGGGCTTTCCCCCACGAGAACTCCGCGACCTGCAACTCCGCGTCCGCGCCGAACAGCAGAAGCCCGAGTGGAAGACCCGCTACGCGGTCCGCTCCGGAGTGGAGGGCACGGTCAACGAGTTCGCCCACGGCCACGGCATGCGGCGCTGCCGCTACCGAGGACAGGGAAAGGCCCACATCCAGCACATCCTGACGGCCATCGCCGTCAACATCGAGCGCCTCAGCCAACTGCCACCGGCCGAGGAAGCCTCCCCACCCCGCCGACCGACCGCCTTCCAGCACTACCTCGACCAGCACGCGATACCCCGGCCCAAGTCCTGGCGAACCCTGGGAACCTGA
- a CDS encoding transposase: MEQVEGLTFRYGRRSQLQQRMLVKIGCFLAGRAGARLAAMLHCTASPNTLLSRVRSLPAEPPERSPRVLGVDDFALKRGHVYGTVLIDIETGRVVDVLPDRTAETFTAWLQQHPGAEIVCRDRASAYAEAVRAAAPEAVQIADRFHLWLNLCRTVEKSVVTHRRCLTPAGGEELDEVVESAVGAPVIEGKRAVNTRRHFAAVHEMYDKGVAIQVIAETLRMDRKTVRKVRPCMHRRGGPDLAAARPQ; the protein is encoded by the coding sequence GTGGAACAGGTCGAGGGCCTGACCTTCCGCTATGGCCGTCGCAGCCAGCTCCAGCAGCGGATGCTGGTGAAGATCGGCTGCTTCCTGGCCGGAAGGGCCGGAGCCCGCCTCGCAGCGATGCTGCACTGCACAGCCAGCCCGAACACCCTGCTCAGCCGCGTGCGGTCCCTGCCCGCCGAACCGCCGGAGAGGAGCCCGCGCGTGCTGGGCGTGGACGACTTCGCCCTCAAGCGCGGCCACGTCTACGGCACCGTGCTCATCGACATCGAAACCGGCCGTGTCGTGGACGTCCTGCCCGACCGTACCGCCGAGACCTTCACCGCCTGGCTCCAGCAGCATCCCGGAGCGGAGATCGTGTGCCGGGACAGAGCGAGCGCGTATGCGGAGGCGGTCCGCGCTGCTGCCCCAGAGGCGGTCCAGATCGCAGACAGGTTCCATCTTTGGCTCAACCTGTGCAGGACGGTGGAGAAGTCCGTCGTCACCCATCGCCGCTGCCTCACCCCGGCCGGGGGCGAGGAACTCGACGAAGTCGTGGAGTCTGCTGTCGGAGCGCCGGTGATCGAGGGCAAGCGGGCGGTGAATACCCGGCGCCACTTCGCGGCGGTGCACGAGATGTACGACAAGGGAGTCGCGATCCAGGTGATCGCCGAGACGCTGCGGATGGACCGCAAGACGGTCCGCAAAGTACGCCCATGCATGCACCGTCGAGGAGGTCCTGACCTCGCCGCGGCGCGGCCGCAGTAA